Proteins from a single region of Spodoptera frugiperda isolate SF20-4 chromosome 8, AGI-APGP_CSIRO_Sfru_2.0, whole genome shotgun sequence:
- the LOC126910978 gene encoding AT-rich interactive domain-containing protein 4B-like: MQGDDPPFLPVGTDVSAKYKGAFCEAKIKKVVRNIKCKVTLKAGGGTITVNDDVIKGNLRVGSIVEVKQDPKKDAMEAVITKIQDCSQYTVVFDDGDITTLRRSALCLKSGRHFNESETLDQLPLTHPEHFSTPVIAGRRGRRGRAQSEESEGSGSGRRVKADVEPHVGRVVLVEAGGGAERRRPHQPAFPALVVAPTAQIKVKEDYLVRSFKDGRYYTVPKKEAREFRKGSAPLEWAGVDAALQYLNNAVLPPHWDRDALFNEPRNTSDDSSDDEPREEKDHFVAQLYKFMDERGTPLNRNPTIANKDIDLYRLFKVVEKLGGYNRVTNQNQWKTIADKMGFHPVTTSITNLCKQAYKK; encoded by the exons ATG CAGGGTGACGACCCACCTTTCTTGCCTGTGGGGACAGATGTGAGTGCAAAGTATAAAGGTGCCTTCTGTGAGGCTAAGATAAAGAAAGTTGTAAGGAACATTAAGTGCAAG GTGACTTTAAAAGCCGGTGGTGGTACTATCACAGTGAATGATGACGTGATCAAGGGTAACCTGAGGGTTGGGAGTATAGTGGAAGTGAAGCAGGATCCAAAGAAAGATGCTATGGAAGCTGTCATCACAAAGATACAAGATTGTAGCCAGTATACAGTTG TATTTGACGACGGGGACATAACCACGTTGCGGCGGTCGGCGTTGTGTCTGAAGAGTGGGCGGCATTTCAACGAGAGTGAAACCTTAGACCAGCTTCCACTGACACATCCAGAGCACTTCTCTACTCCAGTCATAGCTGGGCGGAGAGGGAGGCGCGGGAGAGCACA GTCCGAGGAGAGTGAAGGATCTGGTTCTGGTCGTCGCGTGAAGGCGGACGTAGAGCCGCACGTGGGTCGCGTGGTGCTGGTGGAGGCGGGCGGCGGGGCGGAGCGCCGGCGGCCCCACCAGCCTGCCTTCCCCGCCCTCGTCGTCGCGCCCACCGCACAGATCAAAGTCAAAGAGGACTATCTTGTGCGCTCCTTCAAAGATGGCAGATA TTACACAGTACCTAAGAAGGAAGCGCGTGAGTTCCGTAAGGGCAGTGCTCCACTGGAGTGGGCCGGTGTGGACGCGGCGTTACAGTACCTGAATAACGCAGTACTGCCCCCACACTGGGACAGAGACGCACTCTTCAATGAACCGAGAAACACTTCTGATGAC AGTTCAGACGATGAACCACGTGAAGAGAAGGACCACTTCGTAGCACAGCTGTACAAGTTCATGGACGAGCGCGGCACTCCCCTCAACAGGAACCCGACTATCGCCAACAAGGATATTGACCTGTATAGACTGTTCAAA gtAGTCGAAAAGTTAGGTGGTTACAATAGAGTAACTAATCAAAACCAATGGAAAACAATCGCAGATAAGATGGGCTTCCACCCAGTCACCACCAGCATCACGAACCTTTGCAAACAAGCTTATAAGAAGTAA